One Actinomyces respiraculi DNA window includes the following coding sequences:
- the brnQ gene encoding branched-chain amino acid transport system II carrier protein, translated as MTVLRDPVTTGLMLFALFFGAGNLIFPPALGASSGEHLPLVLTGFIVTGVLLPLLAVIAVCTSGEGVLGLAHRVGPRFGTLMPLAVYLSIGPLYGVPRVATVSYELATRPILGLIGIGPGRWALALHSLAFFALTVWVALSPARLADRIGKVLTPALLGLLTVLFAVTFLPGHASGAGTGRQALGEYAAAPLTTGLTRGYLTMDVLAATVFGIVVITSLRQQGRTTVGQVARSATLSGVVAAVLLAAVYTGLALVGARTPGPDASDGTALLRTASATGLGSVGVVIFAGIVLLACLTTSVGLLSSWAGYASTAWRASSYRPHLLVAAAVSLMLANLGLSTILAVISPLTLLLYPVTITLVVVTLVDALAPGHLRSVYTWPVACALALGLVSALSEVGWRVPSELLSHSGVWNDSTGWILPTLAVGLVALAQDVYRGRWSTPASDDSGTTARVERIVTGQTQR; from the coding sequence GTGACCGTCCTGCGCGACCCTGTGACGACGGGACTCATGCTCTTCGCCCTCTTCTTCGGGGCCGGCAACCTCATCTTCCCGCCCGCACTCGGCGCCTCCTCCGGCGAGCACCTGCCCCTCGTGCTCACCGGGTTCATCGTCACCGGCGTGCTCCTGCCCCTGCTCGCCGTCATCGCCGTGTGCACCTCCGGTGAGGGCGTGCTCGGCCTGGCGCACCGCGTCGGCCCCCGCTTCGGCACGCTCATGCCGCTGGCCGTCTACCTGTCGATCGGCCCCCTCTACGGCGTGCCGCGCGTGGCCACCGTCTCCTACGAGCTCGCCACCCGCCCGATTCTCGGCCTCATCGGCATCGGACCGGGACGCTGGGCGCTGGCACTGCACAGCCTCGCCTTCTTCGCCCTGACCGTCTGGGTGGCCCTGAGCCCGGCCCGCCTCGCCGACCGGATCGGCAAGGTCCTGACCCCCGCCCTGCTCGGCCTGCTGACGGTGCTCTTCGCCGTCACCTTCCTGCCCGGGCACGCGAGCGGAGCGGGCACGGGACGCCAGGCCCTGGGCGAGTACGCCGCCGCGCCCCTGACGACGGGCCTGACCCGGGGCTACCTCACGATGGACGTGCTCGCCGCGACCGTCTTCGGCATCGTTGTCATCACCTCACTGCGTCAGCAGGGCCGCACCACCGTCGGACAGGTCGCCCGCTCGGCCACGCTCTCCGGCGTCGTCGCCGCCGTCCTGCTGGCCGCCGTGTACACCGGGCTGGCTCTCGTGGGCGCGCGCACGCCGGGACCCGACGCCTCCGACGGCACCGCCCTGCTGCGCACCGCCTCCGCCACAGGCCTGGGCAGCGTCGGCGTCGTCATCTTCGCCGGCATCGTCCTGCTCGCGTGCCTGACCACCTCGGTGGGCCTGCTGTCCTCCTGGGCCGGCTACGCCTCCACCGCCTGGCGAGCCAGCAGCTACCGCCCCCACCTGCTGGTCGCAGCCGCCGTCTCCCTCATGCTCGCCAACCTCGGCCTGAGCACGATCCTCGCAGTCATCTCGCCCCTGACCCTCCTGCTCTACCCGGTCACCATCACCCTGGTCGTGGTCACCCTCGTGGACGCGCTCGCCCCCGGGCACCTGCGCTCGGTCTACACCTGGCCCGTGGCCTGCGCCCTCGCCCTCGGCCTCGTCTCGGCCCTGTCCGAGGTCGGCTGGAGGGTGCCGAGCGAGCTGCTGAGCCACAGCGGAGTGTGGAACGACTCGACCGGCTGGATCCTGCCCACCCTCGCCGTCGGCCTGGTGGCCCTCGCCCAGGACGTCTACCGCGGCCGCTGGTCCACCCCCGCCAGCGACGACTCGGGCACCACCGCCCGGGTCGAGCGGATCGTGACCGGGCAGACCCAGCGCTGA
- a CDS encoding diaminopimelate epimerase has product MTETPPATGLDGRALLKGHALESDVLLLVDPELEVSLTAADVAAACDRRTGLGADVLVRAAHTSALSGTGALLAAAPGAEWFLDAYDRTGTPLGADGLAAAVMAEALLAGGLIADDAPLTIGTREGARTLTRTDGLWTVDMGPAALVRPADALADVDTEGWDTVVAVPGLEGERAALSVSLSQAQPHTVVALADESELDAALLAETPDCVPAPQAPTALDLVVLTDDGADGAGAAQARARVLLPGVGERPSSAGGCCAVAVALHEWLGPDAPEHYVIEVPGGRAGVHVGADPWAPHATVLLIVQAVLTGRATLGA; this is encoded by the coding sequence ATGACTGAGACCCCGCCCGCCACCGGGCTCGACGGACGCGCGCTGCTCAAGGGGCACGCCCTTGAAAGCGACGTCTTGCTCCTCGTCGACCCGGAGCTCGAGGTCAGCCTTACGGCCGCCGACGTCGCCGCCGCCTGCGACCGCCGCACGGGCCTGGGTGCCGACGTCCTCGTGCGCGCGGCGCACACGAGCGCCCTCAGCGGCACGGGCGCGCTGCTGGCGGCCGCGCCCGGCGCCGAGTGGTTCCTCGACGCCTACGACCGCACCGGCACGCCGCTGGGCGCCGACGGTCTGGCCGCCGCCGTCATGGCCGAGGCGTTGCTCGCCGGGGGACTCATCGCCGACGACGCCCCCCTGACCATCGGCACCCGCGAGGGGGCCCGCACCCTGACCCGCACCGACGGCCTGTGGACCGTCGACATGGGGCCCGCGGCCCTCGTGAGGCCCGCCGACGCCCTCGCCGACGTCGACACCGAGGGCTGGGACACGGTGGTCGCCGTGCCCGGGCTTGAGGGGGAGCGCGCGGCCCTGAGCGTGAGCCTGTCTCAGGCGCAGCCCCACACCGTCGTCGCCCTCGCCGACGAGAGTGAGCTCGACGCCGCCCTGCTCGCCGAGACCCCCGACTGCGTCCCGGCCCCGCAGGCCCCCACCGCCCTCGATCTCGTTGTCCTCACCGACGACGGTGCTGACGGTGCCGGGGCGGCCCAGGCCCGCGCCCGCGTCCTGCTCCCCGGGGTGGGGGAGCGGCCCTCCAGCGCCGGCGGCTGCTGCGCCGTCGCCGTCGCCCTACACGAGTGGCTCGGACCGGATGCCCCCGAGCACTACGTCATCGAGGTGCCCGGGGGACGGGCGGGCGTGCACGTCGGAGCCGACCCGTGGGCCCCGCACGCCACCGTTCTGCTCATCGTCCAGGCGGTCCTCACCGGCCGCGCAACCCTGGGAGCCTGA
- the miaA gene encoding tRNA (adenosine(37)-N6)-dimethylallyltransferase MiaA — protein sequence MSRAPLRVAVVGPTATGKSDLALDLIAALGEAPSSPAPAEVLNADASQLYRGMDIGTAKLSVTERRGIPHHQLDVLSVRDEASVAAYQAAARSDLAAIAARGVRAVIVGGSGLYVRAVTDALEFPGTDPAVRAALEARAEAEGGRRLWEELREADPASAERIEAANTRRVVRALEVQAVTGRPFSATLPHYEDFVPTVHLALRPERQALNARIDQRARRMFAAGLVEETEALIAQGLREGSTAPRAIGYAQALAVLDGTMSVPEAAEAAAAATRKLASRQVKWFRRDPRVTWLDVALTPDGAWREGERERVTSLAVRLVHEREQADARPRSGGTGVLA from the coding sequence GTGAGCCGCGCCCCGCTGCGGGTGGCCGTCGTCGGTCCGACGGCGACCGGCAAGTCCGACCTCGCCCTCGACCTCATCGCCGCCCTGGGGGAGGCCCCTTCCAGCCCCGCCCCCGCCGAGGTACTCAACGCCGACGCCTCCCAGCTCTACCGCGGCATGGACATCGGTACCGCCAAGCTCAGCGTCACCGAGCGGCGCGGCATCCCACACCACCAGCTCGACGTGCTCTCCGTGCGCGACGAGGCGTCCGTCGCCGCCTACCAGGCCGCCGCCCGCAGTGACCTTGCGGCCATCGCCGCCCGGGGGGTGCGGGCCGTCATCGTGGGCGGCTCGGGCCTGTACGTGCGTGCCGTCACCGACGCCCTGGAGTTCCCGGGCACCGACCCCGCCGTGCGCGCCGCCCTCGAGGCCCGCGCCGAGGCAGAGGGGGGACGCCGCCTGTGGGAGGAGCTGCGTGAGGCCGACCCCGCCAGTGCCGAGCGCATCGAGGCCGCCAACACCCGCCGGGTCGTGCGCGCCCTGGAGGTGCAGGCCGTCACGGGCCGTCCCTTCTCCGCGACCCTGCCCCACTACGAGGACTTCGTGCCCACCGTCCACCTGGCGCTCAGGCCCGAGCGTCAGGCCCTCAACGCGCGCATCGACCAGCGGGCCCGGCGCATGTTCGCCGCCGGGCTGGTCGAGGAGACCGAGGCGCTGATCGCCCAGGGACTGCGTGAGGGCAGTACGGCGCCGCGCGCCATTGGCTACGCCCAGGCGCTGGCCGTCCTGGACGGCACGATGAGCGTGCCCGAGGCCGCCGAGGCCGCCGCCGCCGCGACCCGCAAGCTCGCCTCCCGCCAGGTCAAGTGGTTCCGCCGCGACCCGCGCGTCACCTGGCTCGACGTCGCCCTGACTCCCGACGGCGCCTGGCGCGAGGGCGAGCGAGAACGCGTCACCTCCCTGGCCGTGCGCCTCGTGCATGAGCGTGAGCAGGCTGACGCCCGGCCCCGGTCGGGCGGCACGGGCGTGCTCGCCTAG
- a CDS encoding YbjN domain-containing protein — MSNHLSGRRRSLRGLIARLLGVATTPGQAAPTAEAPHAPAAPGPRPAPEAPTGEATSPLTLERIERMITGPMGYGVRRHEEEDHACLLGTWDGFPFVIEEPEEHPGWLLVSGDAEEPVSPGERDEVAASVNDWNREKYYPTVCLVETPVGTVVRATYLVDLTSGVTSEQLRLHLDTALSACTQALSHVGPLLPEL, encoded by the coding sequence GTGAGCAACCACCTGAGCGGCCGCCGCAGGAGCCTGCGCGGCCTCATCGCCCGCCTGCTGGGCGTGGCCACCACCCCGGGGCAGGCCGCCCCCACTGCCGAGGCCCCGCACGCCCCCGCTGCTCCGGGACCGCGCCCCGCCCCCGAAGCGCCCACCGGCGAGGCCACCAGCCCCCTGACCCTCGAGCGCATCGAGCGCATGATCACTGGGCCCATGGGTTACGGCGTCCGGCGCCACGAGGAGGAGGATCACGCCTGCCTGCTCGGCACCTGGGACGGCTTCCCCTTCGTCATCGAGGAGCCCGAGGAGCACCCCGGCTGGCTCCTGGTCTCCGGCGATGCCGAGGAGCCCGTGAGCCCCGGCGAGCGCGACGAGGTCGCCGCCAGCGTCAACGACTGGAACCGCGAGAAGTACTACCCGACCGTCTGCCTTGTCGAGACCCCCGTGGGCACGGTCGTGCGCGCCACCTACCTCGTGGACCTCACCAGCGGCGTCACCTCCGAGCAGCTGCGGCTGCACCTGGACACGGCGCTGTCCGCCTGCACCCAGGCGCTGTCCCACGTGGGACCGCTCCTGCCCGAGCTGTGA
- a CDS encoding YbjN domain-containing protein, with amino-acid sequence MPTHAPTDAGVPAPAVPAPVDVARVRDRVREQGLRFFIDDEGDVGIPWRYVTVHVIIQDTRTIQLRGVWHRIADTEHLVELRRLVEEWNATRIGPKAYLTVADGGVVRLHGEITYPLGAGMTDSQLEQFIFISCRLIVALMREAEETFPDPLRGDLEP; translated from the coding sequence ATGCCCACTCACGCCCCCACAGACGCTGGGGTCCCCGCACCGGCCGTGCCCGCGCCGGTCGATGTCGCGCGCGTGCGCGACCGCGTGCGTGAGCAGGGCCTGAGGTTCTTCATCGACGACGAGGGCGACGTCGGCATCCCCTGGCGCTACGTCACCGTCCACGTCATCATCCAGGACACCCGCACGATCCAGCTGCGGGGCGTGTGGCACCGTATCGCGGACACCGAGCACCTGGTGGAGCTGCGCCGCCTCGTCGAGGAGTGGAACGCCACCCGCATCGGCCCCAAGGCCTACCTCACGGTGGCCGACGGCGGCGTCGTGCGCCTGCACGGTGAGATCACCTACCCCCTGGGCGCCGGCATGACGGACTCCCAGCTCGAGCAGTTCATCTTCATCAGCTGCCGCCTCATCGTCGCCCTCATGCGTGAGGCCGAGGAGACCTTCCCGGACCCGCTGCGAGGAGACCTCGAGCCGTGA
- a CDS encoding class I SAM-dependent methyltransferase, translated as MKDWTGVEEAYRVSFATLCAGTVTMMVDAVAGAAGPLLDVGCGTGELAAQALRRGHRVTALDPDPAMVAMTRERIGEDSQACLDVAALPDLPYPNGAYGAVCANFVINHVEDPRACVRELARVAAPGARVAMTIWPAAGAGWNPLVGGAFTDAGVVPVASTRLPEHLDFPRTPQGLAALATEADLEVLTAQEVTWTWSVSPEDLWAGVAGGVATVGQTFLAQEPQVQRAAARRYRERAAEAVAPDGLLHLPSRAVLVLASQS; from the coding sequence ATGAAGGACTGGACCGGCGTCGAGGAGGCCTACCGGGTCTCCTTCGCCACCCTGTGCGCAGGAACCGTCACGATGATGGTGGACGCCGTGGCCGGTGCCGCCGGTCCACTGCTCGACGTCGGCTGCGGCACGGGTGAGCTCGCCGCCCAGGCACTGCGACGCGGCCACCGGGTCACGGCTCTCGACCCCGATCCGGCCATGGTGGCCATGACCCGCGAGCGGATCGGCGAGGACTCGCAGGCATGCCTGGACGTCGCCGCCCTGCCGGACCTGCCCTACCCGAATGGCGCGTACGGGGCCGTGTGCGCGAACTTCGTCATCAACCACGTGGAAGATCCGCGCGCCTGCGTGCGCGAGCTCGCCCGCGTCGCCGCCCCCGGCGCCCGGGTCGCCATGACGATCTGGCCCGCCGCGGGCGCCGGCTGGAACCCGCTGGTCGGCGGCGCCTTCACCGACGCGGGAGTGGTCCCAGTCGCGAGCACGCGCCTGCCCGAGCACCTGGACTTCCCCCGCACGCCCCAGGGGCTGGCGGCTCTGGCCACCGAGGCAGACCTCGAGGTCCTCACCGCCCAAGAGGTGACCTGGACCTGGTCGGTGAGCCCCGAGGACCTGTGGGCGGGGGTCGCCGGAGGGGTGGCGACGGTGGGGCAGACCTTCCTCGCCCAGGAGCCGCAGGTTCAGCGGGCTGCCGCCCGCCGCTACCGTGAGCGCGCAGCGGAGGCGGTGGCGCCCGACGGGCTGCTCCACCTGCCCAGCCGTGCCGTGCTCGTGCTCGCCTCCCAGTCCTGA
- a CDS encoding FMN-binding protein has translation MSARAATTVTVLRPAGAAAGALLAAGTLLAGCAAGEEVTITGDEYAGRAQTREAADPTRTPSRAPEPAAAPTGGPYADGEYTSTQTYGVLDNLVEQDSIDVTVTLADGVVSEVEVVGHPFAERSKDYMQDFVNEIAGEVVGRSVEQAHVTALAGASKTSDAFNEAIDAIAAQAAQAAESGQAAGSAETTGQTTSG, from the coding sequence ATGAGCGCGCGTGCCGCCACGACCGTCACGGTTCTGCGCCCTGCGGGTGCCGCCGCCGGCGCCCTGCTCGCCGCCGGAACCCTCCTGGCCGGGTGCGCCGCCGGTGAGGAGGTCACCATCACCGGTGACGAGTACGCCGGGCGCGCCCAGACCCGTGAGGCCGCCGACCCCACCAGGACCCCGAGCCGGGCGCCCGAGCCCGCCGCAGCCCCCACCGGGGGGCCCTACGCCGACGGTGAGTACACCTCGACCCAGACCTACGGCGTCCTCGACAACCTCGTCGAGCAGGACTCCATTGACGTCACCGTCACCCTCGCCGACGGCGTGGTCAGCGAGGTTGAGGTTGTCGGCCACCCCTTCGCCGAGCGGTCGAAGGACTACATGCAGGACTTCGTCAACGAGATCGCCGGCGAGGTCGTGGGCCGCAGCGTTGAGCAGGCCCATGTCACCGCCCTGGCCGGGGCCTCCAAGACCTCCGACGCCTTCAACGAGGCCATTGACGCCATCGCCGCCCAGGCCGCCCAGGCGGCTGAGTCGGGCCAGGCGGCCGGGTCGGCTGAGACCACTGGGCAGACCACCTCCGGCTGA
- a CDS encoding ABC transporter ATP-binding protein yields MTDTTTEPQDRPLLQLRHVSKIYGDLHAVDDVSLDVPRGQWLSLVGSSGSGKTTLMNIIGCMDTASKGSVLLDGRELGRLNAAQLTDIRKNVIGLVFQQFHLVPHLTAVENVMVAQYYHSMTDEKEAMEALDKVGLAERAHHLPSQLSGGEQQRVCIARALINHPEIVLADEPTGNLDEANEQLVLDIFQRLHAQGTTLIVVTHDAHVASCGERQVLLNHGRLVGEKMNDGAERRRTRDMLDFAGAGKEETA; encoded by the coding sequence ATGACTGACACCACCACCGAGCCTCAGGACCGGCCCCTGCTCCAGCTGCGGCACGTGTCCAAGATCTACGGGGACCTGCACGCCGTTGACGACGTCAGCCTCGACGTGCCGCGCGGCCAGTGGCTCTCCCTCGTCGGTTCCTCCGGCTCGGGTAAGACGACGCTCATGAACATCATCGGCTGCATGGACACCGCCTCGAAGGGCTCGGTGCTCCTCGACGGGCGCGAGCTCGGCCGCCTCAATGCCGCCCAGCTGACCGACATCCGCAAGAACGTCATCGGGCTCGTCTTCCAGCAGTTCCACCTCGTGCCGCACCTGACCGCCGTCGAGAACGTCATGGTCGCCCAGTACTACCACTCCATGACCGATGAGAAGGAGGCCATGGAGGCCCTGGACAAGGTCGGCCTGGCTGAGCGCGCCCACCACCTGCCCTCCCAGCTCTCCGGTGGTGAGCAGCAGCGCGTGTGCATCGCCCGCGCCCTCATCAACCACCCCGAGATCGTCCTGGCTGACGAGCCCACCGGCAACCTCGACGAGGCCAACGAGCAGCTGGTCCTCGACATCTTCCAGCGCCTGCACGCCCAAGGCACGACCCTCATCGTCGTCACCCACGACGCCCACGTCGCCTCCTGCGGTGAGCGCCAGGTCCTGCTCAACCACGGGCGCCTGGTGGGGGAGAAGATGAACGACGGCGCCGAGCGGCGACGCACACGCGACATGCTCGACTTCGCCGGTGCCGGTAAGGAGGAGACCGCATGA
- a CDS encoding ABC transporter permease — MSNGRMFLAMLLGALMRRRGRAAAAIGSSAVGAATLFCLAAVCLAVPAQMSEEMRQYGANVILVPVADTSPTAEATQGARLDETSLQAAQDVLGSVAQASSGDVRSAAYRYETVRVNKSAYLMGGIDVEATRALNGHWEVDGAWPGDGEVLIGTDVASATGLGIGDMVNVEYLSTDNLTLGSVVSSDGASQAQGERRWRVAGTVDTGGREDDIIYAPLAALEDLTGTVGAGYDVVELSVDTTTVSAARAVQDLNDAGLTAQDGTGLRAQEISKITSGNMRIIAMLNTLFWVVAVVVLALTLVGVSTTMTVIVSERKKEIGLRKALGASAFSIGAEFYTEAAVMGLIGGLLGTAVGYAMAWAVGAGVFERPIAFSWWLALCSLALSAAVAVIAASSPVRRATRIDPAVVLREE, encoded by the coding sequence ATGAGCAACGGCCGCATGTTCCTCGCCATGCTCCTGGGTGCCCTCATGCGCCGTCGGGGGCGTGCCGCCGCCGCCATCGGCTCCTCCGCCGTCGGCGCCGCCACCCTGTTCTGCCTCGCCGCCGTCTGCCTGGCCGTGCCTGCGCAGATGAGCGAGGAGATGCGCCAGTACGGCGCCAACGTCATCCTCGTGCCCGTCGCGGACACGAGCCCCACGGCCGAGGCGACCCAGGGCGCGCGCCTGGATGAGACCTCGCTCCAGGCCGCCCAGGACGTCCTTGGCTCCGTGGCGCAGGCCTCCTCGGGGGACGTGCGCAGCGCCGCCTACCGTTATGAGACCGTCCGGGTCAACAAGAGCGCCTACCTCATGGGCGGGATCGACGTCGAGGCCACCCGTGCGCTCAACGGCCACTGGGAGGTCGACGGCGCCTGGCCCGGCGACGGGGAGGTCCTCATTGGCACCGACGTCGCCAGCGCCACGGGCCTGGGCATCGGGGACATGGTCAACGTCGAGTACCTGTCCACCGACAACCTCACGCTTGGCTCTGTCGTCTCTTCCGACGGCGCCTCCCAGGCCCAGGGTGAGCGCCGTTGGCGCGTGGCGGGCACCGTCGACACCGGCGGGCGCGAGGACGACATCATCTACGCGCCGCTGGCGGCCCTGGAGGACCTCACCGGCACCGTCGGCGCCGGCTACGACGTCGTCGAGCTGTCCGTGGACACCACCACCGTTTCCGCCGCCCGGGCCGTGCAGGACCTCAACGACGCCGGCCTGACCGCCCAGGACGGCACCGGTCTGCGCGCCCAGGAGATCTCCAAGATCACCAGCGGCAACATGCGCATCATCGCCATGCTCAACACCCTGTTCTGGGTGGTGGCCGTCGTCGTCCTGGCCCTGACCCTCGTCGGCGTGTCCACGACGATGACCGTCATCGTCTCCGAGCGCAAGAAGGAGATCGGTCTGCGCAAGGCCCTGGGGGCCTCCGCCTTCTCCATCGGTGCCGAGTTCTACACCGAGGCCGCTGTCATGGGGCTCATCGGCGGCCTGCTGGGCACCGCCGTCGGGTACGCCATGGCCTGGGCGGTGGGCGCCGGCGTCTTCGAGCGCCCCATCGCCTTCTCCTGGTGGCTGGCCCTGTGCTCGCTGGCCCTGTCCGCCGCCGTCGCCGTCATCGCGGCGAGCTCACCGGTGCGCCGCGCCACCCGCATCGACCCCGCCGTCGTCCTCAGGGAGGAATGA